Proteins from a single region of Streptomyces sp. HUAS 15-9:
- a CDS encoding MIP/aquaporin family protein, with protein MSNGDIFVGEIIGTAILILFGAGVCAAVTLRYSKARASGWVVIAFGWGFGVLAGAYTAAPLSGGHLNPAVTIGIAVDTGKWDKVWVYLLGQLVGAMLGAVLAYLVYLAQFQANVHKEDSSEEPTPTLGIFATIPEIRNPAANLITEIIATMSLVLPILAFGLTKGLGESGTTVLIVSLLVVGIGLSLGGPTGYAINPTRDLGPRIVHTFLPIPNKGTSDWGYAWIPVVGPLIGGALAGLVYNVAF; from the coding sequence ATGAGCAATGGAGACATATTCGTCGGCGAGATCATCGGTACCGCCATCCTGATCCTCTTCGGTGCCGGGGTCTGTGCCGCCGTCACCCTCAGATACTCCAAGGCACGCGCCTCGGGGTGGGTCGTGATCGCGTTCGGCTGGGGATTCGGCGTGCTGGCGGGCGCGTACACCGCCGCTCCCCTGTCCGGCGGGCACCTCAACCCCGCCGTCACCATCGGTATCGCCGTGGACACCGGCAAGTGGGACAAGGTCTGGGTGTATCTGCTGGGCCAGCTCGTCGGCGCGATGCTCGGCGCCGTGCTGGCGTATCTGGTCTACCTCGCCCAGTTCCAGGCGAACGTCCACAAGGAGGACTCTTCGGAGGAACCGACTCCGACCCTCGGCATCTTCGCCACCATCCCGGAGATCCGGAATCCCGCCGCCAACCTCATCACGGAGATCATCGCGACGATGTCGCTGGTCCTGCCCATCCTCGCGTTCGGGCTGACCAAAGGACTCGGCGAGTCCGGCACCACCGTGCTCATCGTCTCGCTGCTCGTCGTCGGCATCGGACTCTCCCTCGGCGGGCCCACCGGCTATGCCATCAACCCGACGCGCGACCTCGGCCCGCGCATCGTGCACACCTTCCTGCCGATCCCCAACAAGGGGACGTCCGACTGGGGTTACGCCTGGATCCCGGTCGTCGGCCCGCTGATCGGCGGA